From the Labrus mixtus chromosome 10, fLabMix1.1, whole genome shotgun sequence genome, the window CTCCATACGAAAATGATGTAGATCTTTACAgttaacattaaaatgaaattaaagacTGAATTGCAATGTGTGCTTGATGATTTCTTTCTAGGGTGAGAGAGGCTGGCTCAGGATTGTGACGAGCGCTTACAAAGGAGGAAGTGGAAGCAAATACAATCTTGGCCTTGAGGAAGACTGCATGTATGGAGATATGATTGTACCTAACTGTtacctgtaaaaaaataatgatcatAACGACACATCAGAAATCCAACCTTTGTATCCTTTCGTTTTCTTTCCCTAATGTCGGTACTGGCTCTGCTGAAAGCCTCAATGATGGAGTCATTTGCACCAAGTTGATGTCACAGCATGTTAAAGAACTTTTGGTGTTTGCTTCAATCCATTATATTTGAACTTCCTGCTATGGACTGGTGTATTTATTCTATTGAATGTAATCCCTTAAGGTTTAAATACTTGATGTTGGCCCAATCATGGTAAAGAATTGGGAGCTCTCGAATGAGGGAAGTAGGAGCTCAGTTTATAGACAACTGTCCACGGCACAAGCACTGCTGAAAGAACCAACTCAAAGATAATGTGACGCTATTCTGACCTCACGATTGCGCTAGACAGATGGTGAACAAACTCCAATAAAACAGTTTCCTTGAACAAAGTGGCTTTAATGATGGTCGTTTCtgtaaaactgaaaatacagtACAAATATTGTGTCAATATACTGCACATACGAAGAAACTGTAaagagttaaatgttttaatgttaccTAGTTAGCGGTTAGCAAAACAGATCTCAGTGTTTACTCACAACTGGAGACTTAATGTTATTTTCATAAACAGAAATATCTCTTagtaaaaatacattcaaacaatATATGACATGTTACTAAAGGTTTAAACGTGAGGAGATAACTGAGCTGCATGCACACTGTACTCTGCTCTTTGTGTAaatgaaactaaactgaaatttaagaaaacacaagtgATACACAAAGTGTCCACCAGGGCGGCGGCAGAAAAATGCCAGTAAGGCGTGTTATACAGGAATCAGAATAGGCGCTGTCTAGGGATGTCACTCTACTATCAACACAGTATGTCTGAAAGGTACACACCATGTGTATAATTAAGGGCTCTCAGATTGTACAATGAACTTCCTGTCTCCAAGGGAACACTTGGCTAAATTCCTCCAAAAGGTACTTAACTTGtactgagatttatttttttgcatttctgttgTAAATTAAGCATTGACTTTGCCAATGCAAAGATGTTTATGTAAATTTCTACATCAAGGTCAAGTTGTAAGAGGGCTGTAAATACATAACTGTGAATGCTGGTGAGTGTTTCCATGATTGACACACAGTAACCTTCTTGTCGTTACATTCAGACTTCAGGGTCACCCGACGACTACCCAGACTCGTCCTCTCCGGCGAGCCGCATGACATTTATTTGTTCTACATCTCTTGAGCTTGATAAAcagacccacctccccttattGACTGACATGCTTTATTAGTTTCAATTCTGTCATGCTTCTGGAGTAACATTCAGTGTAATCACCAGTTATctacagctgcacacacagcagcacaatgCAATCCTTTTGAGTTTATGTGCAATTACAAAAGAgcccattttcttttctgttcgGCTGGggaacaaaagaaaactgaGTACTTTGGATATTTCGTTCGGGGAcgtaacaataataaaaaaatgcataaacACAAGCTGCTATGCTTTGCTGCTGATATGGAAATGTTTCCCATTAGCTGCAGTTTCCATTCAGCCTCTCCGGGGAGAACAAAGGATAATCAAACCTTGTGCACCGCCGTTCAActcaaagactttaaaaaaaaaagcgaggCAAACCTTGAGCCTATAAAGCTGTGGCGTGTCCGAGTGGAGGCCCACTGTGAAAACAAATATTGAACATAATTTGGTTGCTCAATATTACGTGATCaagccccccccacccccccccaccaccacccttGAGCGATCTTTCGCGTGAAATCAAATTTGCGCTCTGATTAAATTTCCTGCATGTTTTCTCATTTGCATAATCACAAACAGAGCTCCTAATGGCTGTGAATGAAAACACATGCTAATCTTTGGGTTTGAGgctcaaacagagaaaaagcaaGTCTTTCTAGTGTGACAAAAATATGGCATGAAAAAATGCACATTAGCCATTTTCATACTTAACGATTCAGCATTCATCTTCATTACACTAATCGATATGGCAAAATGGATTTTTCAGCAATTCCTGCAAACCCATTATGCATTGTTTCAGCGATCAATATGTGGCTCCGTAAACATGGACGTTGAGGGGGTGGTTGTTTTATGAAAACAGTATCATATAGAGGCCTTTTGGTGGTTCTGAGGCCTGGATTATCAGCTTAAATAGAGTTGGAGGGGATATCCACTTTCTGAAGTATCTTTTAGCAAGACATTGTAATGATTTATCCAAGAAAAGCTGCCTTGAGGGAGCAGTGTAAGAATATGCAGAAAgcttccctgtgtgtgtgctttgtgtaaTCCTTCCCAACGCATTCTCCTCTCTTCAAGGCCAACACTAAAACTCGCCTCATGaaataaagcaacagagcaCAAAGGATAACCAGACAAACATGCTGGtatttcatggaaaaaaaaagaatatgccTGAGAGGTAAGAAACACCATATCTGATGATAATGATTCAACACATGATGAAATTTAAAACCCACAGTAAACACCCGTCCAATCCACCTTTTAACTCTAGTCATTTCAGATTGTGTGTTCATAATAAGCCTCTATACAGAATaagttcaattcaattcaaaaaactttatttgttccCTGCAGGGGCAATTAAAGGTGTAGTGATCATGGATGAGAAAAGTCACATTTAACCTCTGAAATGGGTTTTCAATTGAACGTGGATAAgcttattattataaatattacacATTTAATGCAGCGAATGACTCATGGGAAACGTCACATGGCAGTGTTCGGCCAATAACGGCCATATTTAGTGTTTTCTGCATGGGATTATTAATGAGAGGGAGTGTTGGGTGTCGAGTTCAGTGATACTGTTGATGATGAATTTTTGATGGCTTCTGTTGTTAGTGGTAAAGGGAGCTTAGATCAATAATAATTAAAGCTAACACAACACAGCCATCATTTAGCCATACATTCATAAAACAGATCCAGGCTGTGTTGATGCGAGCTAACCAGGAAGTGTCAACGTCGGTGATACCTACCCTGCAACATGACCCATATCAGTCCCCCCTTGAACCCTGCACAGaccttcatttcttttatttttaagattgattttttgggcctttaacggaaaggtaggacagtggatagagttggaaatcagagagagagagagtagggaatgacatgtcaAGTATATcgtctgaaaataactctgtgagtcatgactgtctacaatgggtgtaacacccgagtcccactgtctgtgatgttttcagagttttcagagtcctatcttcagtttgtttacatcgcctggacggccggctgactcctcccctcgtgtataaaagttgttcaattgagggactagagaaaagaagaataacatactgtactcactgcttaactgtgtttctagatcacgctcatttcaggtaaatttacatgcagtgtgaagatacgagcagaataaagatcgctagcattagcatgctaacacaacaatgcagcgcgagttgtctTGGtttctgctggatcaaaacatcacatacaaagcctttaaagaatTGTGAACAGATGCAATAGGAGAGAAATAAGGGATTCAATTTTTTCATGCATTCCACAGTAACATCCAATCATATATTTGAAGTGTCAAATAAGAATTGAGCAGCCCCAAACACAACGCATGTGGCTCTGTGTGCCAAAGAAACAAGACCCTGATCACAGGACACGACGTCCCCATGATTATAATCATGAAACATGGCGCAGATTAGCTCTAAGAGATGCTGTAAATCAATCATTATCATAGCACTAAACTCCAGCAAAAGGCCATCTGAGCTGATTTGCGTGACAATCCAAGcaaaagcacacaaacaaatgtggaAGTCGGCCTCGTACCGCTAACGAGCTCATGCAGGAATATgatttgatcattaaaaaacaaagcgtGTCCATCAGCCTGACGCCACTTTTCCTgatgatctttgtttttttccgtcTTTGTcaagcacaaacaaaaacactgacccAACGATCACTTAGTCAGTGTGATTCCTAAATCGATTCACGGCCGAGGAGACCCCGCTGATGTTATGCATCATTCCACTGCTAATCTCACTTCCTTGGTCCGATGTGCTCATGCAGCCTCGAGGCGTCCGCAGAATTAGCTTCAGTTAATGGATGGAGCATGAATCCCTCTATAGTCACAACAAAATTAAGGAATGATACGGCCATGAATATTTCAGTTAAACTGCAGCTGCGCAGGAAATCTGCTCGCACACTCCGCCCTggcttgcaaaaaaaaaaagaatcggCGTTGGCATCCATTATTAATGCTTCGTCATAAAATTCATATTTTGCAGCGGCTGAACGGAGGCCTCTCTGCAGTGAGAATCCAATGAGCAGTCGATACCATCTCAAACTAACTtgctgaacacacagaacagagaggCCTCTTGCAGCTCActgatgcatgtttttgttctgcttttatCACGCTCTCTCTCGCTGAAGGTATTCTTATTAGATCCCTTAAAAATAGATGTGAGGCTTTTCAAGTCAGTGAGTTCTTCTCGCCGCCTTCCCCCTGGAAGTTTTAATTAGAACAGCAGTCACTCGTGTTATCGTTGTGTTTCAAGAGGGCCGCTTCCACATTCCTGAGCTGCCCACTTCATCACAGGATCCGCAATGAGCCGACTTGTTTTAGGACGACTGACTCTTATTCACACTGGATTTTACCCCGAGATTACCTCTGTTACTGAAATATATACGCTGACTTAATGGGATGGATTCATGTAGAGATATAAATCGTGCCTTTATGGACTGCGGGgttgaaaacaaagaggagcTTTCCAGATATGTGCATCTGACACCTTACAGCAACAACATTAGAAATAGATCTGCATAAAGAGGTGTTTGAGCAGCCATattggatgtgttgttgttgttgatgtttcagATGAGGAGCTGATTTCATACTTCAAGACACAGCTCACTGCTTTCAAGTGAAAACACAGCTGAAGGGCAACATGAGGAACTACAGCCTCTGCCTGTTAACgatgaaggaaaacaaatgaaatgttagAGTTTGGGAAAAACATCAGAGTCGGATACGATTGTGAAGTCTTGCATCTTTGTGCTCTAATGTGGTTGTTATTGTGTAAACTGGCAGCAGTGCTTTATTTGATCTTATAGCTGACATGTGCGACGTTGAAAACTAAATTCAatcaagcaaaaaaataaaaacaaacgtCCATATTTCCATGAACGGCCTCTCTCagttaaaaagtcaaataatctCATCATTACAGAAGATACACCAATCAGCCGTGACTTTGTGACATCCAAGAAATCTACTTTACTTAACTTCTACAGTTTCAGTTTTTTGATGTGGACAGGAAAGTGCTCGTTTGGGTGcctgtggcctagtggttagtttgtgcacaccatgtacagaggcttaagtccaCCAAGGCAGGTAGGTCCAGGTTTGGATCTCTCCTTTTCCGcgtgtcattcccccctctctctctctccctctctctctccctctccctctctctctctctctctctccctccctcttcctctctctctctctctccctctctctctcctccctctccccctctctctctctctccctcttcctctctctctctctctctctctctccctcttcctctctctccctctctctccctctctctctttgtctctcttcctccctctctctctctctctccctctcctccctctccctctgtctccctctccctccctctctctctctctccctctctctatccctcttcctctctctcctccctctccctctctctccctctctctctctgtctccctcttcctctctctccctctccctcttcctctctctccctctccctcttcctctctctctttgtctccctctccctctctctactactctctctctctctctccccctctctctactactctctctctctccctctctctactaatctctctctctttctctctctgatttccgacccTGTCTCTTGAATGAAGTCacacaaagcccaaaaataaatcttgaaaaaaggAAGGTGCAAATTTGACTTTACATGTATTATTAAATGTTTAGTGGAGTGCATTATATTGGAAGGTGTTCCTAACAGTTTGCTCCACTCGTGTATGTCAATGGCGTGGGTAAATATTAGGAACAACTTTCAATATTATGAACTCCTGCAAACAACCACCCACCACTAATTCAATCACATCTAAACGTATACAGTTATCACCTTTGAGACAAAGACTGTAAGGGGAAAAGCTTTGTAAAAGTAGAACTGATACCACAACttatttcttctattttttcttcttttttcttttttcttttaacatgtcaataccaagcggcaacctcaggTGCTGAAAAATGATGCAAAAGTGCAAGAATCCTGCAGGACTTGCAGGGTCCACTTGAAACTGGGCACAAGAGACCCAGAAGTCAAACACATACCCGTTCAAAAAAAGCctgattttacagcagaaactaACATGTGCCTGGTACAAAAATGATATTGGTCAGATCGGTTATTTTCCTCCTGTGCACACACTGTATGATGGAAttcatttttgtgattttttttctttataacgCATCCGttctgattgacaggtgggcgcggtgtaacggtttgtcgaGGAGGCTtaaaaacccgcctcagctccagctctcagcctgtcgttagattgactgaaagttagactgagacaggatttccaacatggcggctgctgccaatCAGCCTCCAGAgtcccctgcaggaacagacgggtgacgtcactcaggctttgtgcGGTCAATACTAAAAGAAGTTGCAAAACCAAATTAACCACACTTGTTTGAAAGGGTTTGTCATTTAGTCATcctttccaaaacaaaacaaaagaaactgcATTTTCTATCATGTCTTTGTTGCTTTGTGTCATTTtctctctgaaatgtttttttttttttaatagtttgttCTGTTAATTAAACTGGTGAAGCCTGCTACTATACACATGTGATCATATATTTGTGTTATGTGTTTTCACATGAGCTGTGCACTTGTAAACTGATATAATTTGGGCTCAGACTCCTAACGTCATTGCCTGATTCGGTGCCGTGTGTTTACGcgcccctctctctgttttgaccTTTTATTGCCTCGGTGGAATCTAAATATATGAACGACATCTGGCTGGTGGAGCATCATGGGTAACTTTCATCTGGCAGCCAGTGGCCGTCATTACTGTAGGTTTTTGTTATGAGCTCTCATTCATTCAGGGGCAGAAAAGGagggtgagggaggaggggggagttcTGAATTGAATGAAGTGACCTGTATCTGCACTCTGCTGCCCCCTGTCGAGAGTCTGCGCATGTTGTTTACATCCTGACTTACTgtagtgagtgtttgtgtggattttattACACCATCTGACATCTAATAGGATTTGTACTCACTTGAGGTCTCATAAAAAGGTTGTTTACTTCTTCCAGAATGCATAATTGTGCAAAGTAAACAGACTTGTGATGCTAAATGGGTTATACAGTTTTCCAAGAGGCGATTTTCTACACACAAATCCAACTTTTCAATgttaaaatggatttaaaatgaCACCTTTTAAACTTGCAAAATGCAATATCCATGTTGTAATcattttgagctagtacagtgTGATACTTGGAAAATACTTACAAttgttattttgaatttttttttacaaataaaccCCCCTTTTGCTGATTTGTACGTTTCCTATTGGAGCTGCAAATCTCTTCAGCAAGATGGAAACATGGAAACTTGTGAGTTTTCTTAATAGCTTGCTCTCTTATTGACTCGATTCTCACATAATAGGATGCATCAGCACAGATAATATCTCCCAGGACAGTGATAGGGGAGGCTGCTGTTTGGAACAAAGGgcctctctgctccctcctgACACACAAGGGGTTAAAGCGTGTGAACGCCCGAGTTGGCGTTGGCGCACTATATGATTAACGATATTGATTCACAAAAACCTGCAGAATTGTAATGTTTTACTACCAAGGGGGGAACAAAGAGCAGAGCTATCCTGCCATAATTGAGCGTTGCTTGCGCTGAAATGATGTAATTAACTACTGTACGGTTTGTgcgcgatttttttttttgctgcgtTTTTGCccaaactacttttttttatgaaaatgtctAAATTCTTGAACAGCCAGAGTGGTGATTGATGTAGACAAAGAGCCAGCCTGCTGGAAAACAAGTCTGTCCAAATGTGGCTTTGAAGAAAAAGGAGGCTGCTTTCAACCTGATCAGAAACTTGGTTTTTGAAGGGAGAGCGGCCCCGCCCTCTTGCTCCTTATAACCAGAAAGCCTGTTTGCTGGACGCTCAAACACAACAGGAACACTGGAGACCACGTCGCTGTGCATGAAACCGTTCCTGGAGACCAACTCTGGCTACAAAGACTTTACGGATTACTCTGGTTGTTTCACCCTGTGACCGCGAGCGAACGACCAGAAGTGACCATGGATTTTCTCAATCACAACTACTTGAATGCGCGCAGCCCCTATGACTACACTTTTAATTTCTGGAACGACTATCTCGGGCTGACCACGCTGGTCACGAAGAATAACAAGCTCAGCATGCCCCAGAACCCGAACTCCATCACCGAGTCCCTGAAAGCGACTTTGGGTTTGGATGATTCTCCTGCGTGTCCGTGCGTAATCGCGGGCGGCGTTGTTGGAGAGAGCGGGCACATCGACTGCTGCTGCCCGTCCGGGAGCCCCCCTCCGGCCTCCATCCTGGACTTGAAGGAGCGTTTCTCGATACTGAGCCCCTTCCAGAACCAGCTCGGGGTCCAGCCTGAGCGGGAGATGGGCTTCGGTGGGAGCTTCGCCGGGTTCGATCTGTTCGGCATGGAGAGGAAGATGCGTAAGCCCGCCTCTCGGAGCAAGCAGGAGCCCAAAATCTGCGTCTTCTGCCGAAATAACGGAGCGCCGGAGGAGGTGTACGGCTCCCACGTCCTGAAGACTCCGGACGGCAGGGTCGTGTGCCCCATTCTGAGGGCTTACACATGCCCCCTCTGCAGTGCCAACGGGGACAATGCCCACACGATAAAATACTGTCCTCTGTCAAAAGACCAGCCATCCCAGCGACCATTAAAGGGAGGCAGGGCTGTGGGTGGTAAGAGGATGAAAATATTCTAAACATGACTATAAAGTAAAACGAATTGCACTGAACAATTTCCAGATGACTGTTTTGATTTAGCCTTTATCCCAGTTACATAAAACATAttgattttatcttttttttccctctaagATCTCTTATATTTTTATAGTTCTTTTATCCACATAGAATCATTTTATGCTTTATacattggatttatttttcttgctagTTTGTAGTCATTTGAGCGCTTGcatataaatatacatgtaTGAATAATCACAAAGTGTGAATACgtttaaagacaaaatattttGGTCATGTAGGGAAACACACTGACATTGGCCGAGGGGATGAATGTCATATTTCAACAAGTATTTTTGTACGGTGAGCTAAGCTCGCCactatttttcctttttctcgtcTTAGAAAACCAAAGTTATGTTTGCCATTAAAGAAGCTCAAGAATGTGTCATTACTGAGTACTTTGTGTGCGTCTgcctggagaggaggaggaggaggaggaggaggaactcTTTTGATCCCATCTGCCcgcactgaaagaaaaaaaactccacagcATATTTTCCAACTTGCTCTAAAAGTTGACATTCAATCTCGCaaggcaggaagaaaaaaaaaaaagacaatgtggCCTCTGTTTGGAGCTCAGATTCTCCAGGGAGCATTATAATCAATTGTTGCCAAGCCAAACCTCTTTTTCCAATcttctgtttgactttttagaGCAGTCAGAGATACTAGCCTTCATTTCTTTATGTTTACATTCCCAAATAAGGGCGACACACTGGATTTTCTTGTCTCTGTCAggtctcctttttctctttcttttttttgttttgtttttaatttgccCTGACAATGTATCCACCAGAGAGGCTCATGGGCAAAGTCCCATTGACCTCTCCCTCTGAGAGCAAATGAATgttaacaaacaacaacaacaacctgttACATCCCATCATTTCATTGACTGAAGAAATCccaaaaaagatgcaaaaatgtTGTGAATGTATGATCGAGCGTGTCACTTGCAGGACTGCACATTTCTGACAGTTTTGTTTACCAAAGGAATACAATAGCATTGGAGAGACGAAGAGAGATTTGCTGTATTGTACATaaagtgatgttttattcaGTATTTTAACATTACAAGTGACTTCAGAGGGCGCTACCTCAACCACGATTTTGTACTTAACATGTCAAATGTCAACAGCAGTTTATTGATATAGTGCTGCCATTTATAATAAGGGGTTTTTTGATAGTATTTTTGATCTTTGTATAACataattgtattttcatttttgttgcatTTAACATGATGGAAGTGAATTTCCAAGAAGCTATAAGCATTGCTCACCACAAGGTGATTGTCTGTAAATAATGATTATGATGACCCATACTTTGGAAAAGTTTAGTTGTTACATGTTACATtcttgagagtgtgtgtgccagAGAGTGCATATTTGACAAAAAGGCTGACAAAAAATGTGCCACTTTTAACAAGAGGTTTTTTTGATTAAAtgaataatagaaaaaaaaaagaaacactgttgaactttgttatttatattttaccaCAATTTCCTGTATGCTGCTGTGCAGAATAACAACATATGAATCCActagagaaataaaaacttaTCAAATATTTGCATCCATGTGGttcttggtgtgtttttttctcaacacTGAAGTCATTTTGGAAATATGAAAcccgcttttttttttaaaaaacgtctAAAACTTCTCTTCTACTGACTGATTGAGAGATTTACAGGAATGTCAACTAAAGCACATTTACAGGACTGGCCCCTCTCCCCCTCACTATACCCTGCTGACTGCCTCACTgcctcacacacaaaaaaaactgcatgtgGATAAAGTAAAGAAGTAGAAGCCAAaaaaccgaaaaaaaaaaaccaacaacatccCTTTAACCTTTGCTTTTGAAAAGTCAAGCTGATCCGGCATCGTCCAGATTTGTCTCTGCAGGACAAACACAGTGCCATGCTTGTTCGTCTTTGTCGCTGTTTAGGGAGGTCTGCCCACACACAAGAATGTCTTGGCTTATGCCTCGCCATTCAAACGGATCATGTTTGCACTGAAGTGGATTGAATAGCTggcccttctctctctctctctctctctctctctctctccgcctgcCATCTGTGGAATGGCTGCTGCAGACATATTAAGGGGGCTCAGAAAAGGCAGgaagctctgctgctgctgcttcttgtttttttgtacactgttgTGCAGCTGTGAGGGCTTATGACTTGGTTGTCTTACAAAATTTCCCGTCGAATGAGGGAACAATAAATAGAATCAGATGAAGCTCATGAATGGGCTTCACTGTCTGCGGCCTGATTCACCAGCAAAACAACCTCAGACGTCGGTAATTGCTGCTGACGTGGAGCatacagtagaaaaaaaacacatcaagtgTCATCCACACCTTtagctccccctccctcccctcctctctgctcccccccccctcctctgtctgtcttagcgcctctctctccagctgagGCTGCAGCATTAAAAATGGATGACTACTAAGTGCAACAGGGATTTATCTCTGTGAGAACAgcggtgaagaaaaaaaaaaaaaaaaaaaaccctgactgGGCTAGCATTTCATGCAAACACAGTCGGCTAACAGGTCTTATTCCCTCAGAGCACACAGCCTCCATTAGCCGCTCTGCACACAGGGCCCCAGCTAATCTATTTAGAAGCACCATTTATGAGATATGTATCTTTCATGACCGTATAATATGTCTTAGCTGGCTGTTTTTCTTTGAGCCAGAATGCAATTTGTGTGCACAACAAGTCccactgcagagagaagaagtgaggcaggattgtttttttaagacgcagtaaaagtttttttttgtttttttaaagatgattgaGGAAACTGTTTTAATTAAAGGCGGCGTTATCGGTCAGGTGTTGACTCAGAGTCATTATCACCGTGAATCCCCCTCTGGCAGCTGATTAAGATTGAGCTCATGCTCTGCAGCAGTAGAGTTAGTC encodes:
- the nanos1 gene encoding nanos homolog 1, producing MDFLNHNYLNARSPYDYTFNFWNDYLGLTTLVTKNNKLSMPQNPNSITESLKATLGLDDSPACPCVIAGGVVGESGHIDCCCPSGSPPPASILDLKERFSILSPFQNQLGVQPEREMGFGGSFAGFDLFGMERKMRKPASRSKQEPKICVFCRNNGAPEEVYGSHVLKTPDGRVVCPILRAYTCPLCSANGDNAHTIKYCPLSKDQPSQRPLKGGRAVGGKRMKIF